From Azospirillum brasilense:
TCGCCGGTCAGCGGGTCGAGGATATCGGCGACCACGGCGCCGGCCTCCACCCGGTCGCCCGCCTTGTGGTGGAAGACCACCACGCCGCCCACCGGGGCGGTCAGCGGTTCGGAAGATTCCAGCGGGGTCGGGGCGCACAGCGGTTCCGGCAGGGCCGGAGGCTCGCCGGACAGGACGCCGACGTGGGTGAGGAAGCCGGCGATGGCCTGGGCGTCCGCTTCGCCCTGGGCGTGCTCCACGTCGGCCTGCCCGCGCAGCTCCACGGTCACGGAATGGCAGCCGAAGGGGATCGGGCGGTCGGGCCAGCGCTTGGCAAGCTCGTTCCAGGGGCGGCTGACCGCCTCGTCAAAGGGGTCGCCGCCGGATTCCTCGGCCAGGAAGACCGCCCGCGCGCCCAGCAGCCGCTGCAACGGGGCGAAGGCCTCCGCCGAGGGCGTCAGGGTGTAGAGGTGCATCACCGCTTCCAGGTCGCAATGCAGGTCCAGCACCCAATCGGCCTGAAGCGCCAGTTCCAGAAGACGGTGCTTCATGTGCTCCGTCTCGGTGCGCGGGCGGCGCTCGGACAGCGCTTCGGCCAAGGCGGCGCGGATGGCGGCCTTGTTGGCCTCGCCGTCGTCGGTCAGCCGGTCGGCCACGCGCTCGGCCACCGCCTCGGTCAGGTGGGGGTAGTCGCGGTTGAAGTTCTTGCCGTCGTCCTGGTCGAACCGGCCGAGGTGATGGTCCATCAGCGACTGGCCCAGACCCACCGGGTTGGCGACCGGGACGAGGATCACCTCGCCAGCGATCCGCCCCTCGGCCTCCAGCGCGGTCAGGATGCGGCGCAGCTTGTCGGCCACCAGCATCGCCGGGATCTCGTCGGCGTGCAGCGACGCCTGGATGTAGGCGCAGGGCCGCGCGCCCGCCGTGCCGAAGCGCTGGACGGTCAGGGTCCGCCGGGTGCCGGGGGTGGCGGACGGAAGGTCGATGATGGCGCTGTGCATGGCGGATCGCTGCTGGATGGATGGGAAGCCCGCCCCACCGTGGCGAAGGCCGGGGCGGGCCGCAAGCGCCTTTTGCGCCAGGCTGTTCGTTAAAATCCCCTCTCCCCGGAGGGGAGAGGGTTAAAAGGGGCGAATGCGATGACCCAGGCCCTTTACGCAAGGGCGGTTCCCGTCAGGACGGCGTCGAACTGCTCCAGCGCCCAATCGACCTGCTCGCGGGTGATGACCAGCGGCGGGGCGATGCGGATGGTGTGGTCGTGGGTGTCCTTCGCCAGGACGCCGCGCGCCCGCAGCGCCTCGCAATAGCGGCGCGCCCCGCCCGCCTCCGGGTGAAGCTCCACCGCCAGCATCAGGCCGCGCCCGCGCACCTCGCGAATCACGTTGCTGCGGATGGCGCCGAGCTGCTCCAGGAAATAGGCGCCCTGGGCGGCGGCGTTGTCGATCATGCCCTCCTCCACCAGCACCCGCATGGCGGCGCGGGCGACGGCGCAGGCCAACGGGTTGCCGCCGAAGGTGCTGCCGTGCTGGCCGGGCTTCAGCACGCCCAGCACCTCGGAGTTCGACAGCACCGCCGACACCGGGTAGAAGCCGCCGGACAGCGCCTTGCCGATCAGGGTGACGTCGGCCTCCACCCCCTCATGCTCCTCGGCCAGCAGCTTGCCGGTGCGGCCCAGCCCGGTCTGGATCTCGTCCAGGATCATCACGACGTTGCGCTCCGTGCACAGGTCGCGCACCCGGCGCAGATAGCCGGCGGGCGGGATGACCACCCCGGCCTCGCCCTGGATCGGCTCCAGCAGGACGGCCACCGTGTTGGGGGTCAGCGCCGCCTCCAGCGCCGCCGCGTCGCCGAATGGCACGGTGCGGAAGCCCGGCGTGAAGGGGCCGAAGCCGCCGCGGGCGTCCGGGTCGGTGCTGAAGCTGACGATGGTGATGGTGCGGCCGTGAAAATTGTCGGAGCAGACGATGATCTCCGCCTGGTTCTCCGGCACGCCACGCACCTCGTAGCCCCACTTGCGCACCGTCTTGATCGCCGATTCCACCGCCTCCGCCCCGCTGTTCATCGGCAGGATCTTGTGGGAGCCGGTCAGCGCCGCCAGCTCCTCGTAGAACGGCGCCAGCTGGTCGTTGCGGAAGGCGCGGGAGGTCAGCGTCAGCTTCGACGCCTGTTGCACCATCGCTTCCAGAATCTTCGGGTGGCAATGGCCCTGGTTGACGGCGGAATAGGCCGACAGGCAGTCGAGATAGCGGTTGCCCTCGATGTCCCAGACATAGACGCCCTCGCCGCGCGCCAGCACGACGTCCAGCGGCTTGTAATTGTGGGCGCCCAGGCGGTGTTCGGTCCCGATCAGGTCGGCGGCGTGCTGAAGCATGGCGTTCTCTCCGGGTCTGTTTCTTCTTCAGACGGCTTGGCCGCCGATCTGCGACTGGGTGACGGCGGGGTCGATAATGCGGCGGCCGAACAGGCTCGCCACCAGATCGACCAGCAAAAGCGCGCTCTTGCCCCGCTCGTCGAGGAAGGGGTTCAGCTCCACCACGTCCAGCGAGCCGACGACGCCCGCGTCGTGCAGCATCTCCATGATCAGGTGCGCTTCGCGGTAGGTCGCGCCGCCCAGCACCGCCGTGCCCACCGCCGGGGCGATGGCGGGGTCGAGGAAATCCACGTCCAGGCTGACGTGCAGATGGCCGCCGGCCTGCCGCACCCGCTCGATGATGCGGCGCATGTGGACGCCGACGCCGTGCTCGTCGATCAGCCGCATGTCCACCACATCCACCCCGCGGGCGCGCAGCAGGCGCCGCTCTCCGGGATCGAGGGAGCGGATGCCGAACAGATGCACATGCGCCGGGTTCACGGTGGCGCGCTGCTCCGGCGGGAAGACGTCGTCGAAGCCGTCCTCCCCGCACAGCAGGGCCACCGGCATCCCGTGCATGTTGCCCGACGGCGAGGTGTGGGGGGTGTTGAAGTCGCCGTGGGCGTCCAGCCACAGCACGAACAGCGGCTTGCTCGTCTCCCGGCAATGGCGGGCCACCCCAGTGACCGAGCCCATGGACAGGCTGTGGTCGCCGCCCAGGAACACCGGCACGCCGCCGCCCTGCATCATGGAATAGGAGCGGTCGGCCAGCGCCCGCGACCAAGCGGTGATCTCCGCCAGACGGGCGGTGGCGGCGTCGCCCTCGCCCCAGGGGTCGGGCGTCAAATCACCAAGGTCGCGGACCTCGTGCCCCAGCTCGCGCAGGGCGCGGACCAGCCCGGCCGTGCGCAGCGCCGCCGGCCCCATCAGGGCGCCGGGATGGCCGGCCCCCGCCTCGATGGGAACGCCGATGATCTCCAAGAAACGCTGATCGTCCCGATCCCCCGACGCCATGCCATTCCTCTCCCTGTGCGATCCTGCCTCCCATGACTATCGGGGACGGCACCGGCGGCAGAAAGACGGAAAAATGCCAACGAACGGCAGCATTTTTGACAGTCTGACAAGCCCGATTTATCATTCTGGCATGGACGACCTGGACCACCGCCTTTTGGGCCTGCTGCGCGCCGACGCGCGCCAGCCCGTCGCCGGCCTCGCCGCCGCGCTGAAGGTGTCGCGCGCGACCGTGCGCGCCCGCATCGACCGTCTGGTCGAAAGCGGGGTGATCGCCGGCTTCACGGTGCTGCTGCGCAAGGATCTGCGGCCCGCCATGGTCCGGGCCATCACGATGATCGAGGTGGAGGGCCGCGCCGCCGAGACGGTCATTGCCCGCCTGCACGGCTTTCCGGAGGTGCGGACGGTCTACACCACCAACGGGCGCTGGGACGTCGTCGCTGAAATCGAAACGGAGTCGCTGGAGGCCTTCGACGACACGCTGCGCCGCGTCCGGCAGATCGCCGGCATCGCCTCCACCGAGACCAGCATCCTGCTCTCCGCCCGCAAGGCGGTGCTGTAGCCTACCCACCGAGACCGGCTAAGACGCCGCCCAGAAGCGGCTGGCCGAACAGCGCGCCCAAGGCGAATCCGACGATCAGCCCGACCGCCGCGGCGACCAACGCCCGGCCGCCGCCACCCTTGGACGCCTCAACACCCGCACTGCGCCCGTTGCCGCCGCCCGTGGAGTCGTCGCCCTCATCGGGCGCCGCCGCGCGGCGGGCGCTGTAGGAGGAGTCGGTGTCGGCGTGCCACGCGCGGATGCGGTCCTGCGCCGGCTTCAACTGCTCGTCGGTCGGGGAGGAGCCGCGGCCGTGGACGATCTCCCAGCCCAGCGCCAGGAAGCGCGTGGTTGTCCGCCCCTCCGGGCTGAAGATCGCGGCGGGCATCCGGCGGTAGGTCGCCTTCACCACGTCCACGTCGTAGGGGATCGCCGTGCGGAACATCAGTTCCGGGAATTCGGAGCGCAGCAGGGTCAGCGATTCGCGCCCGACCTCGTCGTTGGTGATCGACAGCATCAGGATGCCGGCCACCGACAGGTTGGGGTTCATGCCCTTCTGGATGTGCTCGACCACCGACAGGGTGCGCTTCAGCCCGTCCAGCGCGTAGCGCCCTGGAAAGACCGGAAGCACCAGCCGGTCCGACGCCGCCAGCGCGCCCGCCGCCAGATGGCCGAGCGCCGGCGGGCAGTCGATCACCACGTAATCCGGCGGGTTGCGCGAGAAGTGCAGCGCCTTGCGCAGGCCGCGCTGCGACCCGCCGCGGGCGTCCAGCGCGTGTTCCAGCGAATAGAGCTTCCGCGCCCCGACGATCATCGACAGCCCGTCGAAGCTGGTCGGGGTGATGGCGTCCTCGACGAAGGTGTCCTGGCTCAGCAGGTCGTTGATGCCGACACGCGCCTTCTCCCGCAGCAGGAAATTGCTGGTGGCGCTGCTCTGCGGATCGAAGTCGATCAGGACGACGCTCTTGCCCAGCGCGGCCAGCGCCAGGGCGAGGTTCACCGAGGTAGTCGTCTTGCCGACGCCGCCCTTCTGATTGTACACCGCCAGGATGGTCGGCTGCCGCGTCTCCGGCGCGTCGAAGACGTCTTCGTGGCTGGTCATGTCCATTCCGCTTCGTCGTTTCGCGGGTGTTCGTCCTGCGGGCCAAGAGCCGCCGAAAGCGGCGCACTATACGCATTGGAACGCGCCGGTGTCTTCCCGCAGATGCGCGGGTGTCCCGAAAGGTAACAGGTTCAGCGCGCCTTGAAGGCCGCCAGCTGGCCGGGCAGCGGCGCCATGGTCAGGCGGACGCGCACGATCTCCCACCGTCCAGCAGCGCCGGGATCGACGCCGTCGCAGGGGCGGCGGTCGAGGATGTCGAAGGTCAGGCTGGACAGCCCGTCCTGCTCCGGGATCGTGCCGCCCGCCCAGTTCGCCTGGAACACCCGCTTGTTGACCCGCGAGATGGGCGAGGCCGAAGCGTCGGGGTTGAAGCCCTCGTTGTCGTGGTCCAGCGGCTCGAACCGGCCGGGCCGCCGCGCGGTCGGGATGCGGCGGGAGCGGATGCGCAGCGACAGGTCGAAATCCTCATAGCCCCAGCCCCAATAGGCGTTGGAATAGCCGTCGATCCGCCGGAACACGTCGTTGGGCATCAGCAGGACGCCGCCCATCGTGCTCTCCAGGTCGGTGGTCACCGTCTGGTCCGAGCGCCCCGGCGCCACCGGCCGCTGCTCCGCCCCGAAGGACAGGATGGGGGTCGGCCGGTCGACCCAGGAGTAATCGGCGTCGACGGGCAGATAGTCGATGTCGTGCAGGCAGGTATAGCCGCTCTCCGCCTCGCCCAGCAGGAAGCCGACATTCTTGACGGCGCCCCGGTTGAAGGGCAGCCCGGCCTCCTGCTCGACGATGGTGACTCGGTAGTCGATCGGTTCGGCGAGCGTTGCGAAGTAAGCGCCGACCCGCGGCACGAAGTCCCGCAGATGCGCCGTGCGGTCGCGGTAGGGCACGACGATGTGAAGGCGCCGGTCCATAGTCGTCATCGCGGGTCTCCTGCCGGTGCGAAGCGTTGCCAGATCGCCCGATAGGCGTCCTCCAGATCACGGGCGAAGCGGTCGCCGTCGAACAGCGGGCTGGCCACCCGCGCCGCCGTCAGCCGTGCCCTCAGCCCGACCAGCCGCTCCGGATCGCAGGCGAGGCCCAGGGCCAGCGCCTCGTAGGACTCCAGCGAGTCGGTCACCAGCTCTGGCAGCCCCACCGTGTCGAGCAGGCTGGCCGCCACCCGCCCGGCGAAGGTCCCGCCGCGGCAGGTCACCACCGGAAGCCCGGTCCAAAGCGCGTCGCTGGCCGTGGTGTGGGCGTTGTAGGGCAGCGTGTCGAGGAACAGGTCGGCCAGCCGGTGCCGCGCCAGATGCTCCGCCAGCGGGCGCGGCGGGGCGAAGACCAGGCGCTCCGGCGCCACCCCGCGGGCCGCCGCCTCGCGCCGCAGGTTGCCGGCCACCAGCGGGTTGCCGGCGTAGAGCCACAGGACGCTCCCCGGCACGGCGCGCAGCAGCCGCGCCCAGACGTCGAACACAGCGAGCGTCAGCTTGTAGGGGCTGTTGAAGCAGCAGAAGACGAATCCGTCCTCCGGCAACCCGCAATCGGCGCGCGACGGGGTGCGCTCGGCGATGGCGCGGTGGCGGTCATTGGGCTGGTAGCAATGGGGGAGCCGCACCACCGCCTCGCTGTAGAACGCCTCCTCGCCCGGCGGGATGGTCACCGCGTCGGCCAGGATCACGTCGATGAAGTCCGCACCTATGGTGCCGGGATAGCCGAGCCAATTGACCTGAACCGGGGCGGGCCGAGCCGCCAGGATCGGTGTGCGGGCGAAGGCCGTGTAGCCCTTCAGGTCAACCAGGATGTCGATGCCGTCGGCGGCGATGGTTTGCGCGGCGTCGCGGTCGGAGCGGTCGCGCAGGTCCACGAAGCGCTCGACCGCCGCGGTCAGGCGCCGGCGCATCGGGCTGCCGTCGTCGATGCCGGTGGAATAGGCGGTGACGGCGAAGCGCGTGCGGTCGTGCCGCTCCAGAAGTTCCGCCATCAGATAGGCGGTGGCGTGCTCGTGGAAGTCGGCGGAGAGGTAGCCGACGCGCAGGCGACCGTCTCCGGCAACGACGGGCCGCGCCACGGCCGGCACGCCATGCGCCTTCTGCCGCGCCCAGCGCTCCGCCGCCGCCCGCTGGTCTGCCGGGGTCGTGTCCACCGCCAGGAGACCGAAGGGCGGCACGCCCAGCGCCCCGGCGCGGATCCGCCCGATCAGGTCGCGCTCCAGCGCCGGCAGGTCGCGCCAGTCGCAGGCGTGCCGCTGCTGCTGCACCAGCTGCGCCAGCGCCGGGTTGTAGGCGGGAGAGAGCCGGCGGACGCGGCGGAGGGCCTCGATGGACGGCGCGACCCGGTCGGCCAGAGTCGCGGCGGCGGCGAAATCCTCCCACCCCGCCGGGTCGCCGGGGTCGAGGGCCACCGCCCGGCGCAGCGCGTCGAGCCCGGCGTCCGGCCGCAAGGCGCCGGTCAGCGTCTGCCCGAGAATCCGCCACGCCGCGGCATGCTCAGGATGCCGCCCGATCGCACCGCGCAGCAGCGCCAGGGCGCCGGCCATGTCGTGCAAGCCAAGCAGTTCCATCGCCAGATCGACGGCCGCCGTGGGGGAGTCGGGCCGAAGGCTGAGCACGGCTTGGTACTCCGCCACCGCCTCCTCCCGCCGGCCGGCGGCGGACAGCGCGTTGGCGAGGTTGCGGCGCAACGCGGGATCGTCCGGCGCCAGCCGCACCGCCACCGCGTTCACCCGCACAGCCTCGCCCCAACGGCCGGCCGCATGGGCGGCGTTGCCCAGCAGCATCCAACCGTGCCGGTCCGCCGGGTTCAGCGCCGCCATGCGCCGGCCGACCCGCGACGCCTCGTCCCGGCGCCCGGCGGCCAGGACGAGAACGCCGAGATTGTTGAGGGACACCGCGTGTTCCGGGTTGCGCGACAGAGCCGCGCGGTAGGCGGTTTCGGCCTCGCCGGTCCGGCCCAGAGCGTCCAGCGCGACCGCCAGATTCTTCCAGGTGCCGGCGTCCTCCGGCCGACGACGCAGGGCCTCGCGGTAGGCCGCCTCCGCCGCTTCGGGTCGGTTCTGATCCTGAAGCGCCACGCCCAGATTGTTCCACACCTCGCCCAGCCCAGGGCAGGAGGCCAGAACGGCGCGGTAGTGCGGCTCGGCCTCCGCCGGGCGGCCCTGGGCGTGAAGGGACAGCGCCACCCCGTAATGGGCGTCCAGAGAGTCGGGCGCCAGCTTCAGCGCCGCGGCGTAGACCGCCCCCGCCGGCCCCCATTGCGACAGCCCCGCCAGCAGGCCGCCGAAATCCAGATAGATGTCCACGTCCTTGCGCATCGCGAGCGCCTGCTGGAACAGCGCCACGGCCTCGCGGACGCGGCCCTCGCGCTGGGCGGCGACGGCCTGCCGGTGCAGCGCGGCGGCCCGTTCGGCGGTCTCGGGATGGTCCATGCGCCCTCTCAATCCCGCTGGCGCGTGTGCAGCAGGATGCGCGGGATCTCCGGCGGGCGGCGGTCGTCGCCCCATTGCGAGATGTCGGGGATCGTGCTCACCCCGCGGCGGCGGGCCAGCAGGCTGAGAATGCTCTGGTCGTGGCGGTGGTCGCGGAATTCCGGGTAGTTCGGCTTGCCGCACTCGTTCGGCGCGTCGGTGAGGATGCGCTCGTCCTGGGCGAAACGCAGCCATTCGGAGACGAAGGCGATGGTCTCCGGAGTCCGCTCGCAGACGATGAAGCTCGCCAGGATCTGGGTGGCGTCGGTGTAGTCGGGGCGGTCCAGCCGCATGAAATGAAAGCAGTCGCGCTTGGTCCAGCCGCGGTTCTTGAATTTGTCCTCCAGCGTGAACAGCAGGATGGGCAGGTCGCGCCGCTCCCGGCAGAGGTCGATCACCGGGTCGGCGCGGTGCACGAAATGGGCGCCGCTGTCGCAGTAGAACAGCACGTCGCCGTCCTTCAGATGGTCGCGCAGCAGGGTCCAGATGGCCCAGGGCTTCCACAGCCAAAAACCCGCCCCGCGCGGTTGGTCGAGGATGAAGCGGTTGCGCTCGACGAAGGCCGGGTCGATGTGGCTTCGCCCCAGCATCGCGACGGAGTCGAAACCGCCGACCTACATCCCGCTGCGGGCGTTGCGCTTCTGCGCCGCCAGGAAGGCCCCGTCCGCGTAATTCAGCAAAACCCGCGCCATCGCTTCCCCTCTCCGACCGTCACAGCCGGCTTTCGATCCAGTCGGCGAGGCGGTAGGCGTCGAAATGAAACTCCTCCGTCCCCAGGAAGGGCGCCACGGTGCGGTGGGCGCAATAGGCGTCGTAATCACCGTCCACCGCCAGGATGTGCTCCACCGCCTCCTCGTCCGTGGCGAAGCGCGACACGTCGATGAAGCTGCCGGCCGCCACCTCCTGCTCCAGGTCGGGATCGCCCCAATAGAGCGGCACCGCCCCGGCCTGGAAGACGTCCAAAATCTTCTCCGTCAGATAGCCGGGGTGGCTGGTGTTCTCGAAGGCGAAGGCGAAGCGGTAGCGTTCGAAGACGCGGATCTTGGCCAGCCAGCCCATCTTGACGACGCTGCCGGTGTTGTTCAGGTGCCAGCCCACCGAATCGACGCGCCGCCGCCCGTCCAGCGCCGGGAAGAAGCGGTTGCGGCGCTCCCCGTTCGGGTTCTTGTAGAGGAAGGCGCAGAAGCCGCGCTCCGCGAAGGCCGCCCGCGTCGGCGGCACCGGCGGCAGGACCGGCGAGCAGAAATGCGGCACCGCCCCCTCCCGCATGTGCTCGTAGGCGTGCATGACGTAGAGCGGCAGGCGGTAATGGCGCGGGTCGTCGAGGCGGTCGAAGGACACCGCCATGTCGAAGCCATCCAGCGGCGGACGGACGTTCTCCCCGGTGAAGAACAGGGTGCGCCGGCTGCGCGCCGCGCGGTGCCGCCCGCCGAAGACCGACACGATGGCGAGGTCGCTGTCGTCCTCGACCACCGACAGGTCGAAGCGGCTGGACAGGATCTCGATGAAGAAATTCGTGCCCGTGTCGAACTCCGGCCAGAAGTCGTGGAAGGCCAGCTTCAGCCGGGGCCGACCGCCGCGCCGCCCGCGGTACGGGCCATGCAGCAGGAAACGGTCGAGCCGCTCCGGATCGCCGCCGGGCTTCGCCAGGAAGTCCTCAAGAAACGCGCTGGTCCGCTGATCGAGCATCCCGCCATCCGTGCCGGATCGTTGCGAGACGCACGATACGGTCGCCGCAACGCGAACGCCACCCCTTCCGCGCGCCGGCGGGGCCGAGTGACGCGGCGCGGACAACAAAAAACGCCCCGCGGATGACGGAGCGTTCGAAACACCACAACCCCACGAAGGGAAGAAGTGGTGCCCAGGGACGGAGTCGAACCGCCGACACGGGGATTTTCAGTCCCCTGCTCTACCAACTGAGCTACCTGGGCACCGACGCCGCGGTGGAGACCGCGGCGCGTCGAGGCGCGCTTTGTAGGCAAATTCACCGGGCCTGTCCAGCCCTAAAATGCAGAAATCCGCCGCCCCGTCACTCCCGCTCGTCGGCCTCCTCGGCGTCCGGGCGGTCGGGGCTTTCGATGCGGTAGACGCCGCCCAGCCAGCGCGACAAATCCACGTCGGCGCAGCGCTTGGAGCAGAAGGGCTTGGTCTCCTCCACCGCCGGGCGGCCGCAGATCGGGCAGGCTTTTTCAACAGGCTTTTGGTTGTCGTTCATCGCTCAATCCTCCGCCGCGCCGGTGCGGTTGGAGTTCAGGCGGACGGTTCCCAGCAGTTCGGCCAGGGCCGTGCCGCGCCGGGCGCGGGTCATCTCCACCAGACCCAGCTTGGACAGACCATAGACCTGGGTCTGCGCCGGGTCGTCCTCCACCGCGCGGGACAGGGCGTTCAGCAGCCGTTCGGCGTCGCCCCGGTTGCGCATGTTGACGAAATCGACGACGACGATCCCCCCGGCGTTGCGCAGGCGCAGTTGCCGGGCGATCTCCACCGCCGCCTCCAGATTGACGTCCAGCGGGTTGCCGCGTTCCCCCGCGTTGACGTCCACAACGGTCATCGCCTCGGTTCGCTCGATGACCAGCGACCCGCCGCCGGACAGCGGCACCCGCGTACCGAGCAGTGTGTCAATCTCAGCGTCGAGATCCCGCAGGTCAAAGAGGCGCTGCCGGCTATCGGACGGCGCGGCCAGGAGCCGGGCGTTGAACGGCTCCACCCGCTCCTCCAGGTCCGGCGCGCGGTCGGCGCACCAGTCGGCGAGGTCGCGGGCCAGAGCCGCGTCGTCCACGATGATTCGCGACGGAACGCTCGCCCCATGCTCGATCAGGGCACGGCGCGGCGCGTCGGGGCCGGTCAGCAGCAATGAGGGTCCGCCGCCCCGCTCCGCCGCGTCGCGGATCGACCGCCACGCCAGATGCAGCGCGTCCGACTCCGCGGCCAGAAGCCCGTCCGGTGCCGTAGCGGCGCCCGCCCGGACGATCCAGCCGGCGCCGGGAGCGATGTCCTGGATGCGGCGGGCCAGCTCGGTGCGCTCCGGCCCGCTGCCCAGCCGCTTCGACACCGCCACGTCGCGCCCCAGCGGCGCGTGCACCAGGAAACGGCCCGGCAGGGTGATGTCCATGGTCAGGGACGGCCCCTTGGACCCGGTGGCGTCGGCCTTCACCTGCACCAGCACGGTCTGGCCGGTGCGCAGCAGGTTGCCGATCCGCTCGCCCTTGGCCT
This genomic window contains:
- a CDS encoding M14 family metallopeptidase, producing the protein MHSAIIDLPSATPGTRRTLTVQRFGTAGARPCAYIQASLHADEIPAMLVADKLRRILTALEAEGRIAGEVILVPVANPVGLGQSLMDHHLGRFDQDDGKNFNRDYPHLTEAVAERVADRLTDDGEANKAAIRAALAEALSERRPRTETEHMKHRLLELALQADWVLDLHCDLEAVMHLYTLTPSAEAFAPLQRLLGARAVFLAEESGGDPFDEAVSRPWNELAKRWPDRPIPFGCHSVTVELRGQADVEHAQGEADAQAIAGFLTHVGVLSGEPPALPEPLCAPTPLESSEPLTAPVGGVVVFHHKAGDRVEAGAVVADILDPLTGEVTPVRSESAGVLYAHSATRFTLAGKRIAKVAGTTLRRTGPLLSA
- the rocD gene encoding ornithine--oxo-acid transaminase, with amino-acid sequence MLQHAADLIGTEHRLGAHNYKPLDVVLARGEGVYVWDIEGNRYLDCLSAYSAVNQGHCHPKILEAMVQQASKLTLTSRAFRNDQLAPFYEELAALTGSHKILPMNSGAEAVESAIKTVRKWGYEVRGVPENQAEIIVCSDNFHGRTITIVSFSTDPDARGGFGPFTPGFRTVPFGDAAALEAALTPNTVAVLLEPIQGEAGVVIPPAGYLRRVRDLCTERNVVMILDEIQTGLGRTGKLLAEEHEGVEADVTLIGKALSGGFYPVSAVLSNSEVLGVLKPGQHGSTFGGNPLACAVARAAMRVLVEEGMIDNAAAQGAYFLEQLGAIRSNVIREVRGRGLMLAVELHPEAGGARRYCEALRARGVLAKDTHDHTIRIAPPLVITREQVDWALEQFDAVLTGTALA
- the rocF gene encoding arginase, which translates into the protein MASGDRDDQRFLEIIGVPIEAGAGHPGALMGPAALRTAGLVRALRELGHEVRDLGDLTPDPWGEGDAATARLAEITAWSRALADRSYSMMQGGGVPVFLGGDHSLSMGSVTGVARHCRETSKPLFVLWLDAHGDFNTPHTSPSGNMHGMPVALLCGEDGFDDVFPPEQRATVNPAHVHLFGIRSLDPGERRLLRARGVDVVDMRLIDEHGVGVHMRRIIERVRQAGGHLHVSLDVDFLDPAIAPAVGTAVLGGATYREAHLIMEMLHDAGVVGSLDVVELNPFLDERGKSALLLVDLVASLFGRRIIDPAVTQSQIGGQAV
- a CDS encoding Lrp/AsnC family transcriptional regulator → MDDLDHRLLGLLRADARQPVAGLAAALKVSRATVRARIDRLVESGVIAGFTVLLRKDLRPAMVRAITMIEVEGRAAETVIARLHGFPEVRTVYTTNGRWDVVAEIETESLEAFDDTLRRVRQIAGIASTETSILLSARKAVL
- a CDS encoding ParA family protein, encoding MTSHEDVFDAPETRQPTILAVYNQKGGVGKTTTSVNLALALAALGKSVVLIDFDPQSSATSNFLLREKARVGINDLLSQDTFVEDAITPTSFDGLSMIVGARKLYSLEHALDARGGSQRGLRKALHFSRNPPDYVVIDCPPALGHLAAGALAASDRLVLPVFPGRYALDGLKRTLSVVEHIQKGMNPNLSVAGILMLSITNDEVGRESLTLLRSEFPELMFRTAIPYDVDVVKATYRRMPAAIFSPEGRTTTRFLALGWEIVHGRGSSPTDEQLKPAQDRIRAWHADTDSSYSARRAAAPDEGDDSTGGGNGRSAGVEASKGGGGRALVAAAVGLIVGFALGALFGQPLLGGVLAGLGG
- a CDS encoding galactosyltransferase-related protein, yielding MTTMDRRLHIVVPYRDRTAHLRDFVPRVGAYFATLAEPIDYRVTIVEQEAGLPFNRGAVKNVGFLLGEAESGYTCLHDIDYLPVDADYSWVDRPTPILSFGAEQRPVAPGRSDQTVTTDLESTMGGVLLMPNDVFRRIDGYSNAYWGWGYEDFDLSLRIRSRRIPTARRPGRFEPLDHDNEGFNPDASASPISRVNKRVFQANWAGGTIPEQDGLSSLTFDILDRRPCDGVDPGAAGRWEIVRVRLTMAPLPGQLAAFKAR
- a CDS encoding tetratricopeptide repeat protein — protein: MDHPETAERAAALHRQAVAAQREGRVREAVALFQQALAMRKDVDIYLDFGGLLAGLSQWGPAGAVYAAALKLAPDSLDAHYGVALSLHAQGRPAEAEPHYRAVLASCPGLGEVWNNLGVALQDQNRPEAAEAAYREALRRRPEDAGTWKNLAVALDALGRTGEAETAYRAALSRNPEHAVSLNNLGVLVLAAGRRDEASRVGRRMAALNPADRHGWMLLGNAAHAAGRWGEAVRVNAVAVRLAPDDPALRRNLANALSAAGRREEAVAEYQAVLSLRPDSPTAAVDLAMELLGLHDMAGALALLRGAIGRHPEHAAAWRILGQTLTGALRPDAGLDALRRAVALDPGDPAGWEDFAAAATLADRVAPSIEALRRVRRLSPAYNPALAQLVQQQRHACDWRDLPALERDLIGRIRAGALGVPPFGLLAVDTTPADQRAAAERWARQKAHGVPAVARPVVAGDGRLRVGYLSADFHEHATAYLMAELLERHDRTRFAVTAYSTGIDDGSPMRRRLTAAVERFVDLRDRSDRDAAQTIAADGIDILVDLKGYTAFARTPILAARPAPVQVNWLGYPGTIGADFIDVILADAVTIPPGEEAFYSEAVVRLPHCYQPNDRHRAIAERTPSRADCGLPEDGFVFCCFNSPYKLTLAVFDVWARLLRAVPGSVLWLYAGNPLVAGNLRREAAARGVAPERLVFAPPRPLAEHLARHRLADLFLDTLPYNAHTTASDALWTGLPVVTCRGGTFAGRVAASLLDTVGLPELVTDSLESYEALALGLACDPERLVGLRARLTAARVASPLFDGDRFARDLEDAYRAIWQRFAPAGDPR
- a CDS encoding glycosyltransferase family 10 domain-containing protein; translation: MLDQRTSAFLEDFLAKPGGDPERLDRFLLHGPYRGRRGGRPRLKLAFHDFWPEFDTGTNFFIEILSSRFDLSVVEDDSDLAIVSVFGGRHRAARSRRTLFFTGENVRPPLDGFDMAVSFDRLDDPRHYRLPLYVMHAYEHMREGAVPHFCSPVLPPVPPTRAAFAERGFCAFLYKNPNGERRNRFFPALDGRRRVDSVGWHLNNTGSVVKMGWLAKIRVFERYRFAFAFENTSHPGYLTEKILDVFQAGAVPLYWGDPDLEQEVAAGSFIDVSRFATDEEAVEHILAVDGDYDAYCAHRTVAPFLGTEEFHFDAYRLADWIESRL
- the yacG gene encoding DNA gyrase inhibitor YacG — encoded protein: MNDNQKPVEKACPICGRPAVEETKPFCSKRCADVDLSRWLGGVYRIESPDRPDAEEADERE
- a CDS encoding ribonuclease E/G; translation: MSGPAGGTGSDILIDRDGPLTRAAVLTGGRLTDLYIDHAERPSLLGHVFLGRVERIATGLDGAFVDLGTGKSGLLSALDARGPKGRPKAKGERIGNLLRTGQTVLVQVKADATGSKGPSLTMDITLPGRFLVHAPLGRDVAVSKRLGSGPERTELARRIQDIAPGAGWIVRAGAATAPDGLLAAESDALHLAWRSIRDAAERGGGPSLLLTGPDAPRRALIEHGASVPSRIIVDDAALARDLADWCADRAPDLEERVEPFNARLLAAPSDSRQRLFDLRDLDAEIDTLLGTRVPLSGGGSLVIERTEAMTVVDVNAGERGNPLDVNLEAAVEIARQLRLRNAGGIVVVDFVNMRNRGDAERLLNALSRAVEDDPAQTQVYGLSKLGLVEMTRARRGTALAELLGTVRLNSNRTGAAED